In a genomic window of Theropithecus gelada isolate Dixy chromosome 15, Tgel_1.0, whole genome shotgun sequence:
- the DNAI1 gene encoding dynein intermediate chain 1, axonemal isoform X2 — translation MLPASAKAPHKQSRKQSISIGRGTRKRDEDSGTEVGEGTDEWAQSKATVRPPDQLELTDAELKEEFTRILTANNPHAPQNIVRYSFKEGTYKLIGFVNQLAVHYTQVGNLIPKDSDEGRRQHYRDELVAGSQESAKVISETENLEEDEEPKELETESGSQTDVPAAGAAEKVTEEELMTPKQPKERKLTNQFNFSERASQTFNNPLRDRECQMEPPPRTNFSATANQWEIYDAYIEELEKQEKTKEKEKTKTPVAKKSGKMAMRKLTSMESQTDDIIKVSQAAKIVERMVNQNTYDDVAQDFKYYEDAADEYRDQVGTLLPLWKFQNDKAKRLSVTALCWNPKYRDLFAVGHGSYDFMKQSRGMLLLYSMKNPSFPEYMFSSDSGIMCLDIHVDHPYLVAVGHYDGNVAIYNLKKPHSQPSFRSSAKSGKHSDPVWQVKWQKDDMDQNLNFFSVSSDGRIVSWTLVKSELVHVDVIKLKVEGSTTEVPEGLQLHTVGCGTAFDFHKEIDYMFLVGTEEGKIYKCSKSYSSQFLDTYDAHNMAVDAVSWNPYHTKVFMSCSSDWTVKIWDHTIKTPMFIYDLNSAVGDVAWAPYSSTVFAAVTTDGKAHVFDLAINKYEAICNQPVAAKKKNKITHVQFNPIHPIIIVGDDRGHIICLKLSPNLRKMPKEKKGQEVQKGPAVEIAKLDKLLNLVREVKIKT, via the exons AGCATCAGCATAGGCAGAGGAACCAGGAAGAGA GATGAAGATTCAgggactgaagtgggagaagGCACAGATGAATGGGCCCAATCCAAAGCCACAGTTAGACCCCCTGACCAGCTGGAGTTGACTGATGCG GAGTTAAAGGAGGAGTTCACTCGGATTTTGACAGCCAACAACCCACACGCACCCCAGAACATTGTCAGGTACAGCTTCAAA GAAGGCACATATAAGCTTATTGGCTTTGTGAACCAACTGGCAGTTCACTACACCCAGGTTGGGAACCTGATCCCCAAAGACTCAGATGAAGGACGGCGGCAGCATTACCGTGATGAGTTGGTGGCAG GTTCTCAGGAGTCTGCCAAGGtgatttcagaaacagaaaacctcgAAGAAGATGAAGAGCCCAAGGAGTTAGAAACTGAGTCTGGCAGTCAAACAGATGTGCCTGCAGCTGGG GCAGCTGAAAAAGTGACTGAAGAAGAATTGATGACTCCTAAGCAGCCCAAGGAGCGAAAGCTCACTAACCAGTTCAACTTCAGTGAGAGGGCCTCACAGACCTTCAACAACCCTCTCCGG GATCGAGAATGCCAGATGGAACCTCCTCCCAGGACAAACTTTTCAGCCACAGCCAACCAG TGGGAGATCTATGATGCCTACATAGAGGAACTTGAGAAGCAGGAAAAgaccaaagagaaagagaagacaaagacTCCGGTGGCTAAAAAGTCAGGGAAGATGGCCATGAGGAAGCTGACATCTATGGAGTCTCAG ACTGATGATATCATCAAAGTGTCCCAAGCTGCTAAGATCGTGGAGCGGATGGTCAACCAGAATACATACGATGACGTTGCTCAAG ATTTTAAGTACTATGAGGATGCGGCTGATGAATACCGAGACCAGGTGGGTACCCTGCTGCCACTCTGGAAGTTCCAAAATGACAAAGCCAAGCGCCTGTCCGTCACCGCCCTCTGCTG gaatCCAAAGTACAGGGATCTGTTTGCAGTGGGCCATGGCTCTT ATGACTTCATGAAGCAGAGCCGGGGCATGCTGCTGCTCTACAGCATGAAGAACCCCAGCTTCCCTGAGTACATGTTCAGCAGCGACAGCGGCATCATGTGTCTCGATATCCACGTGGACCACCCCTACCTGGTGGCGGTGGGCCACTATGACGGCAACGTGGCCATTTACAACCTCAAGAAGCCCCACTCCCAGCCCTCCTTCCGCAGCTCAGCCAAGTCTGGCAAGCACTCGGACCCTGTGTGGCAG GTCAAGTGGCAGAAGGATGACATGGACCAAAACCTTAACTTCTTCTCTGTGTCATCTGACGGCAGGATTGTGTCTTGGACTCTCGTGAAG AGCGAGCTGGTTCACGTAGATGTCATCAAGCTGAAGGTGGAAGGCAGCACCACGGAAGTTCCTGAGGGGTTGCAGCTACACACAGTGG GTTGTGGCACTGCCTTTGACTTCCACAAAGAGATTGACTACATGTTCCTAGTGGGCACAGAGGAGGGAAAAATCTACAAG TGCTCTAAATCCTACTCCAGCCAATTCCTCGACACCTATGATGCCCACAACATGGCAGTGGACGCTGTGTCCTGGAACCCATACCACACCAAGGTCTTCATGTCCTGCAGCTCCGACTGGACAGTGAAGATCTGGGACCACACCATCAA GACCCCGATGTTCATTTATGACCTGAACTCAGCCGTGGGTGATGTGGCCTGGGCACCATACTCTTCTACTGTGTTCGCAGCAGTCACCACAGATGGGAAG GCCCACGTGTTTGACTTGGCCATCAACAAGTATGAGGCCATCTGCAACCAGCCTGTGGCGGCCAAAAAGAAGAACAAGATCACCCACGTGCAGTTCAATCCCATCCACCCCATCATCATTGTGGGCGATGACCGTGGGCACATCATCTGCCTCAAGCTCTCACCCAATTTGCGCAAGATGCCAAAG
- the DNAI1 gene encoding dynein intermediate chain 1, axonemal isoform X1: MLPASAKAPHKQSRKQSISIGRGTRKRDEDSGTEVGEGTDEWAQSKATVRPPDQLELTDAELKEEFTRILTANNPHAPQNIVRYSFKEGTYKLIGFVNQLAVHYTQVGNLIPKDSDEGRRQHYRDELVAVSYQGSQESAKVISETENLEEDEEPKELETESGSQTDVPAAGAAEKVTEEELMTPKQPKERKLTNQFNFSERASQTFNNPLRDRECQMEPPPRTNFSATANQWEIYDAYIEELEKQEKTKEKEKTKTPVAKKSGKMAMRKLTSMESQTDDIIKVSQAAKIVERMVNQNTYDDVAQDFKYYEDAADEYRDQVGTLLPLWKFQNDKAKRLSVTALCWNPKYRDLFAVGHGSYDFMKQSRGMLLLYSMKNPSFPEYMFSSDSGIMCLDIHVDHPYLVAVGHYDGNVAIYNLKKPHSQPSFRSSAKSGKHSDPVWQVKWQKDDMDQNLNFFSVSSDGRIVSWTLVKSELVHVDVIKLKVEGSTTEVPEGLQLHTVGCGTAFDFHKEIDYMFLVGTEEGKIYKCSKSYSSQFLDTYDAHNMAVDAVSWNPYHTKVFMSCSSDWTVKIWDHTIKTPMFIYDLNSAVGDVAWAPYSSTVFAAVTTDGKAHVFDLAINKYEAICNQPVAAKKKNKITHVQFNPIHPIIIVGDDRGHIICLKLSPNLRKMPKEKKGQEVQKGPAVEIAKLDKLLNLVREVKIKT, from the exons AGCATCAGCATAGGCAGAGGAACCAGGAAGAGA GATGAAGATTCAgggactgaagtgggagaagGCACAGATGAATGGGCCCAATCCAAAGCCACAGTTAGACCCCCTGACCAGCTGGAGTTGACTGATGCG GAGTTAAAGGAGGAGTTCACTCGGATTTTGACAGCCAACAACCCACACGCACCCCAGAACATTGTCAGGTACAGCTTCAAA GAAGGCACATATAAGCTTATTGGCTTTGTGAACCAACTGGCAGTTCACTACACCCAGGTTGGGAACCTGATCCCCAAAGACTCAGATGAAGGACGGCGGCAGCATTACCGTGATGAGTTGGTGGCAG TATCCTACCAAGGTTCTCAGGAGTCTGCCAAGGtgatttcagaaacagaaaacctcgAAGAAGATGAAGAGCCCAAGGAGTTAGAAACTGAGTCTGGCAGTCAAACAGATGTGCCTGCAGCTGGG GCAGCTGAAAAAGTGACTGAAGAAGAATTGATGACTCCTAAGCAGCCCAAGGAGCGAAAGCTCACTAACCAGTTCAACTTCAGTGAGAGGGCCTCACAGACCTTCAACAACCCTCTCCGG GATCGAGAATGCCAGATGGAACCTCCTCCCAGGACAAACTTTTCAGCCACAGCCAACCAG TGGGAGATCTATGATGCCTACATAGAGGAACTTGAGAAGCAGGAAAAgaccaaagagaaagagaagacaaagacTCCGGTGGCTAAAAAGTCAGGGAAGATGGCCATGAGGAAGCTGACATCTATGGAGTCTCAG ACTGATGATATCATCAAAGTGTCCCAAGCTGCTAAGATCGTGGAGCGGATGGTCAACCAGAATACATACGATGACGTTGCTCAAG ATTTTAAGTACTATGAGGATGCGGCTGATGAATACCGAGACCAGGTGGGTACCCTGCTGCCACTCTGGAAGTTCCAAAATGACAAAGCCAAGCGCCTGTCCGTCACCGCCCTCTGCTG gaatCCAAAGTACAGGGATCTGTTTGCAGTGGGCCATGGCTCTT ATGACTTCATGAAGCAGAGCCGGGGCATGCTGCTGCTCTACAGCATGAAGAACCCCAGCTTCCCTGAGTACATGTTCAGCAGCGACAGCGGCATCATGTGTCTCGATATCCACGTGGACCACCCCTACCTGGTGGCGGTGGGCCACTATGACGGCAACGTGGCCATTTACAACCTCAAGAAGCCCCACTCCCAGCCCTCCTTCCGCAGCTCAGCCAAGTCTGGCAAGCACTCGGACCCTGTGTGGCAG GTCAAGTGGCAGAAGGATGACATGGACCAAAACCTTAACTTCTTCTCTGTGTCATCTGACGGCAGGATTGTGTCTTGGACTCTCGTGAAG AGCGAGCTGGTTCACGTAGATGTCATCAAGCTGAAGGTGGAAGGCAGCACCACGGAAGTTCCTGAGGGGTTGCAGCTACACACAGTGG GTTGTGGCACTGCCTTTGACTTCCACAAAGAGATTGACTACATGTTCCTAGTGGGCACAGAGGAGGGAAAAATCTACAAG TGCTCTAAATCCTACTCCAGCCAATTCCTCGACACCTATGATGCCCACAACATGGCAGTGGACGCTGTGTCCTGGAACCCATACCACACCAAGGTCTTCATGTCCTGCAGCTCCGACTGGACAGTGAAGATCTGGGACCACACCATCAA GACCCCGATGTTCATTTATGACCTGAACTCAGCCGTGGGTGATGTGGCCTGGGCACCATACTCTTCTACTGTGTTCGCAGCAGTCACCACAGATGGGAAG GCCCACGTGTTTGACTTGGCCATCAACAAGTATGAGGCCATCTGCAACCAGCCTGTGGCGGCCAAAAAGAAGAACAAGATCACCCACGTGCAGTTCAATCCCATCCACCCCATCATCATTGTGGGCGATGACCGTGGGCACATCATCTGCCTCAAGCTCTCACCCAATTTGCGCAAGATGCCAAAG
- the DNAI1 gene encoding dynein intermediate chain 1, axonemal isoform X3: MKVISETENLEEDEEPKELETESGSQTDVPAAGAAEKVTEEELMTPKQPKERKLTNQFNFSERASQTFNNPLRDRECQMEPPPRTNFSATANQWEIYDAYIEELEKQEKTKEKEKTKTPVAKKSGKMAMRKLTSMESQTDDIIKVSQAAKIVERMVNQNTYDDVAQDFKYYEDAADEYRDQVGTLLPLWKFQNDKAKRLSVTALCWNPKYRDLFAVGHGSYDFMKQSRGMLLLYSMKNPSFPEYMFSSDSGIMCLDIHVDHPYLVAVGHYDGNVAIYNLKKPHSQPSFRSSAKSGKHSDPVWQVKWQKDDMDQNLNFFSVSSDGRIVSWTLVKSELVHVDVIKLKVEGSTTEVPEGLQLHTVGCGTAFDFHKEIDYMFLVGTEEGKIYKCSKSYSSQFLDTYDAHNMAVDAVSWNPYHTKVFMSCSSDWTVKIWDHTIKTPMFIYDLNSAVGDVAWAPYSSTVFAAVTTDGKAHVFDLAINKYEAICNQPVAAKKKNKITHVQFNPIHPIIIVGDDRGHIICLKLSPNLRKMPKEKKGQEVQKGPAVEIAKLDKLLNLVREVKIKT, encoded by the exons ATGAAG GtgatttcagaaacagaaaacctcgAAGAAGATGAAGAGCCCAAGGAGTTAGAAACTGAGTCTGGCAGTCAAACAGATGTGCCTGCAGCTGGG GCAGCTGAAAAAGTGACTGAAGAAGAATTGATGACTCCTAAGCAGCCCAAGGAGCGAAAGCTCACTAACCAGTTCAACTTCAGTGAGAGGGCCTCACAGACCTTCAACAACCCTCTCCGG GATCGAGAATGCCAGATGGAACCTCCTCCCAGGACAAACTTTTCAGCCACAGCCAACCAG TGGGAGATCTATGATGCCTACATAGAGGAACTTGAGAAGCAGGAAAAgaccaaagagaaagagaagacaaagacTCCGGTGGCTAAAAAGTCAGGGAAGATGGCCATGAGGAAGCTGACATCTATGGAGTCTCAG ACTGATGATATCATCAAAGTGTCCCAAGCTGCTAAGATCGTGGAGCGGATGGTCAACCAGAATACATACGATGACGTTGCTCAAG ATTTTAAGTACTATGAGGATGCGGCTGATGAATACCGAGACCAGGTGGGTACCCTGCTGCCACTCTGGAAGTTCCAAAATGACAAAGCCAAGCGCCTGTCCGTCACCGCCCTCTGCTG gaatCCAAAGTACAGGGATCTGTTTGCAGTGGGCCATGGCTCTT ATGACTTCATGAAGCAGAGCCGGGGCATGCTGCTGCTCTACAGCATGAAGAACCCCAGCTTCCCTGAGTACATGTTCAGCAGCGACAGCGGCATCATGTGTCTCGATATCCACGTGGACCACCCCTACCTGGTGGCGGTGGGCCACTATGACGGCAACGTGGCCATTTACAACCTCAAGAAGCCCCACTCCCAGCCCTCCTTCCGCAGCTCAGCCAAGTCTGGCAAGCACTCGGACCCTGTGTGGCAG GTCAAGTGGCAGAAGGATGACATGGACCAAAACCTTAACTTCTTCTCTGTGTCATCTGACGGCAGGATTGTGTCTTGGACTCTCGTGAAG AGCGAGCTGGTTCACGTAGATGTCATCAAGCTGAAGGTGGAAGGCAGCACCACGGAAGTTCCTGAGGGGTTGCAGCTACACACAGTGG GTTGTGGCACTGCCTTTGACTTCCACAAAGAGATTGACTACATGTTCCTAGTGGGCACAGAGGAGGGAAAAATCTACAAG TGCTCTAAATCCTACTCCAGCCAATTCCTCGACACCTATGATGCCCACAACATGGCAGTGGACGCTGTGTCCTGGAACCCATACCACACCAAGGTCTTCATGTCCTGCAGCTCCGACTGGACAGTGAAGATCTGGGACCACACCATCAA GACCCCGATGTTCATTTATGACCTGAACTCAGCCGTGGGTGATGTGGCCTGGGCACCATACTCTTCTACTGTGTTCGCAGCAGTCACCACAGATGGGAAG GCCCACGTGTTTGACTTGGCCATCAACAAGTATGAGGCCATCTGCAACCAGCCTGTGGCGGCCAAAAAGAAGAACAAGATCACCCACGTGCAGTTCAATCCCATCCACCCCATCATCATTGTGGGCGATGACCGTGGGCACATCATCTGCCTCAAGCTCTCACCCAATTTGCGCAAGATGCCAAAG